In one Nicotiana sylvestris chromosome 8, ASM39365v2, whole genome shotgun sequence genomic region, the following are encoded:
- the LOC104222784 gene encoding B-box zinc finger protein 23-like, with protein MNKKNCELCEKNKARMYCESDQASLCWDCDTKVHCANFLVAKHSRNLLCNSCQSLTPWSASGSKLSPTLSLCNSCLENTSAAAAVHLQNQNEERVEENYETETDEDEEYESESDFDDEYGDDNEDTENQVVPLSSSPSISSSSSTGSYGDLAAGDGGDTAAVSSPWKKRLRESDCLHYEDEEACSSDLNSNNLLEENNGTSSSMGFLRPMKLLRTNELS; from the exons ATGaacaagaaaaattgtgagttgtGTGAGAAAAACAAGGCAAGAATGTATTGTGAATCAGATCAAGCAAGTCTTTGTTGGGATTGTGATACAAAAGTTCATTGTGCTAATTTTCTTGTAGCTAAACATTCAAGAAATCTTCTTTGTAATTCATGTCAATCACTAACTCCTTGGTCAGCTTCTGGTTCAAAACTTTCACCTACACTTTCCCTCTGCAATTCTTGTCTTGAAAATACCTCGGCGGCCGCCGCCGTTCATTTGCAGAACCAAAATGAAGAAAGGGTTGAAGAAAATTATGAAACAGAAACTGATGAAGACGAAGAATATGAAAGTGAGAGTGATTTTGATGATGAATATGGTGATGATAATGAAGATACTGAGAATCAAGTTGTTCCTTTGTCGTCTTCTCCGtcaatttcttcttcttcttctaccgGCAGTTATGGAGATTTAGCTGCCGGAGACGGCGGTGACACGGCGGCTGTTTCTTCTCCGTGGAAGAAGCGATTAAGGGAAAGTGATTGCCTCCATTATGAG GATGAAGAGGCTTGCTCCTCGGATTTGAACTCCAACAATTTGTTGGAAGAGAATAACGGAACATCTTCTTCAATGGGATTCTTGAGACCAATGAAATTGCTTAGGACAAATGAATTGTCTTAA